One Tamlana carrageenivorans genomic region harbors:
- the mnmA gene encoding tRNA 2-thiouridine(34) synthase MnmA, which produces MKRVIIGLSGGVDSSVAAYLLKEQGYEVIGLFMKNWHDDSVTISNECPWLDDSNDAMLVAEKLGIPFQTVDLSEQYKERIVDYMFHEYERGRTPNPDVLCNREIKFDVFMKIALDLGADYVATGHYCRKGTIHKEGKDIYQLLAGVDGNKDQSYFLCQLSQEQLAKSLFPIGELTKPQVREIATKLDLVTADKKDSQGLCFIGKVKLPDFLQQQLKPKEGVIVEISSDQSLYQVNTPDFNSEEEKLAFLSRKIEYKKDLGKIVGKHQGAHYFTKGQRKGLGVGGTVEPLFVIDTDVEENVIYTGQGKEHPGLYKKALFVSNDELHWVREDLALQTGETLAVKARIRYRQALENATLHKVDTGLYVSFENFQSAITEGQFVAWYLEDELVGSGVIA; this is translated from the coding sequence ATGAAACGAGTTATTATTGGACTTTCAGGAGGTGTAGATTCTAGCGTTGCTGCTTACTTATTAAAGGAGCAAGGTTATGAGGTTATTGGTTTGTTTATGAAAAACTGGCACGACGATTCGGTAACCATTTCTAATGAATGTCCTTGGTTAGATGATAGCAATGATGCGATGTTAGTTGCTGAAAAATTGGGTATTCCGTTTCAAACGGTCGATTTAAGCGAACAATATAAAGAGCGCATTGTAGACTATATGTTTCATGAATATGAAAGAGGTCGTACACCAAATCCCGATGTGCTTTGTAACCGTGAAATTAAGTTTGATGTTTTTATGAAAATAGCCCTCGATCTAGGAGCTGATTATGTGGCTACAGGGCATTATTGTAGAAAGGGAACCATTCATAAAGAAGGTAAGGATATTTACCAATTATTAGCAGGAGTGGATGGGAATAAAGATCAGTCTTACTTTTTATGTCAGCTCTCCCAAGAACAATTAGCGAAATCACTTTTCCCCATAGGCGAATTAACTAAGCCTCAGGTGCGTGAAATTGCAACAAAGTTAGACCTGGTTACTGCCGATAAAAAAGATTCTCAAGGTCTTTGTTTTATTGGAAAAGTAAAGCTTCCAGATTTCCTTCAGCAACAACTTAAACCTAAAGAAGGTGTCATAGTTGAAATTTCGAGTGATCAAAGTTTATATCAGGTTAATACACCAGATTTTAATTCTGAAGAGGAAAAATTAGCCTTCTTATCCCGTAAAATCGAATATAAAAAAGACCTAGGTAAAATTGTAGGTAAACATCAAGGGGCTCATTATTTTACAAAAGGGCAGCGCAAAGGATTGGGCGTAGGTGGTACAGTAGAACCGCTTTTTGTTATTGATACCGATGTTGAAGAAAATGTGATTTATACCGGGCAAGGGAAGGAACATCCAGGCCTGTATAAAAAAGCATTGTTTGTTAGCAACGATGAATTGCATTGGGTGCGTGAAGATTTGGCTTTACAAACAGGCGAGACGCTTGCAGTTAAAGCCAGAATCCGTTACCGACAAGCGCTTGAAAACGCAACACTTCATAAAGTGGATACTGGGCTATACGTATCTTTTGAAAACTTTCAGTCGGCCATTACCGAAGGGCAATTTGTGGCTTGGTATTTAGAGGATGAACTTGTAGGTTCTGGTGTTATTGCTTAA
- the yidC gene encoding membrane protein insertase YidC — protein MEEKKLDLNSIIGFVLIFGILAYMLWQNQPTPEELEAQEKAKQEQIAAEQKENADQETVATTATDYNTGSGIDSLKQVELKNKLGAFAYSAMQSNGDETVVESDLFKLKFSSKGGYLSEVQLKEFVNYDSIPIYLIQDKNASFNINFGTTDSRILNTKDLPFVPEVTKNGDVTVVSMKLKVSESKFLEYRYEIKEGDYMIDFAVRSQGLGDVINSGSQINLDWKLKGYRHAKSISYENRYTDIHYEYEGGKDNYTGARDADKDLDDVTWIGFKQHFFSSVLLTDKAFKTANINSENLVDDETIDTVYTKAFAAKMPLALQGGEINESMDWYFGPNDFDILNAYDRNLDELVPFGWGIFGWINRYIFMPLFSFLGGFMPYGIAIVVMTIMVKILLSFVQYKQFLSQAKMKILKPELDEIREKHKNNKMKAQQETMALQTKAGASPMAGCLPALVQLPVFYALFQFFPSAFDLRQKPFLWVDDLSSYDTIAELPFNIPFYGSHVSLFPILASIAIFFYMRLTTGQNMQSQPQQEGMPDMAKMMKYMMYFSPIMMLFFFNNYASGLSLYYFISNLISIGIILVIKNFILDEDKIHAQIQENKKKPKKQNRFQKKMAEMMEQAEQQQKAQQKRK, from the coding sequence ATGGAAGAAAAAAAATTAGACCTTAATTCGATTATAGGATTTGTACTTATTTTCGGAATTTTAGCCTACATGCTGTGGCAAAACCAGCCAACACCTGAAGAACTTGAAGCACAAGAAAAAGCTAAACAAGAGCAAATTGCAGCCGAACAAAAGGAAAATGCCGATCAAGAAACCGTAGCAACAACGGCAACAGATTACAATACAGGTTCCGGGATAGATTCTTTAAAGCAAGTTGAATTAAAAAATAAATTAGGTGCTTTTGCTTATTCTGCAATGCAATCTAACGGCGATGAAACTGTCGTTGAAAGTGATTTGTTTAAACTTAAATTTAGTAGTAAAGGAGGATATCTGTCTGAAGTACAACTAAAAGAGTTTGTAAATTACGATTCAATTCCTATTTATCTTATCCAAGATAAAAACGCTTCATTCAATATTAATTTTGGAACTACAGATAGCCGAATTCTAAATACTAAGGATTTACCGTTTGTGCCAGAAGTGACTAAAAATGGTGATGTTACTGTCGTTTCTATGAAACTTAAGGTGTCGGAATCTAAATTTTTAGAATACCGTTACGAGATTAAAGAGGGTGACTATATGATTGATTTCGCCGTGCGATCTCAAGGCTTAGGAGATGTTATCAATAGTGGATCACAGATTAATTTAGATTGGAAACTTAAGGGGTACCGTCACGCCAAGAGTATTTCTTATGAAAATAGATATACCGATATTCATTACGAATATGAAGGCGGAAAAGATAACTATACAGGTGCCAGAGATGCCGATAAAGATTTAGATGATGTTACTTGGATAGGCTTTAAACAGCATTTCTTTTCTTCAGTATTGTTAACCGATAAAGCTTTCAAAACGGCGAATATTAATTCGGAAAACTTAGTAGACGACGAAACGATTGATACCGTTTATACGAAAGCATTTGCTGCTAAAATGCCTTTAGCGTTACAAGGTGGCGAGATTAACGAATCAATGGATTGGTATTTTGGTCCGAACGATTTTGACATATTAAATGCTTACGATAGAAACCTTGATGAGCTTGTACCTTTTGGTTGGGGAATCTTTGGTTGGATAAACCGTTATATTTTCATGCCATTATTTAGTTTCCTTGGCGGATTTATGCCTTACGGAATTGCTATTGTGGTGATGACCATTATGGTGAAAATATTATTGTCTTTTGTGCAATACAAACAATTCTTGTCTCAGGCCAAAATGAAGATTTTAAAACCTGAATTGGATGAAATCCGTGAAAAGCACAAGAATAACAAAATGAAGGCGCAGCAAGAAACTATGGCTTTGCAAACCAAAGCAGGCGCTAGTCCGATGGCTGGTTGTTTACCAGCTTTAGTACAATTGCCCGTGTTCTATGCTTTGTTTCAGTTTTTCCCTTCGGCATTCGACTTAAGGCAAAAGCCATTTCTTTGGGTAGACGATTTATCATCGTATGATACTATTGCAGAGTTACCGTTTAACATTCCGTTTTATGGAAGCCACGTAAGTTTATTTCCAATTTTAGCTTCTATTGCTATTTTCTTCTATATGCGATTAACAACAGGACAAAATATGCAATCACAGCCACAACAAGAAGGCATGCCTGATATGGCTAAAATGATGAAATACATGATGTATTTCTCACCTATAATGATGTTGTTTTTCTTTAATAACTATGCTTCTGGTTTAAGTTTATATTACTTTATTTCAAACTTAATTAGTATCGGAATCATTTTAGTGATTAAGAACTTTATTTTGGATGAAGATAAAATTCATGCTCAAATTCAGGAGAATAAAAAGAAACCTAAAAAACAAAATCGTTTCCAAAAGAAAATGGCGGAAATGATGGAGCAAGCTGAGCAACAACAAAAGGCGCAGCAAAAGCGTAAATAA
- a CDS encoding Ig-like domain-containing protein, translated as MQLFTRKSALASTFTLIGMSLFAQVDVDVNLNMKHSVDGESRFGRERRMTIHSSLPEGDWTGHEDKLNYLINDLDVYFGRETGSATWKMHYVEEDPNKPGWANEEQMAVHGNGLKKWYESEDFANRHQYEGKSHMIMGVNDHTPMYPNLSWHPGFGKGAGGWFVKDTDAAADWVAKYLANYYAETPGQIGEEMPTYWEIYNEPDMNYMNPSFGMIVSSMEKNWEYHKLVAQEVRAKLGANAPKIGGMCLGQLDFYKQDGIPSRTDGQFWYDNSSAEANLLYDNMLSGIGSGIPNPGVGKAVWPKAWENRTKDWWQWDYMYQGFIDYTGADMDFYGVHLYDWPQEDPQRDKANTRSGGHVEAMLDLFEWYDNELFGQKKDIVMSEFGTVNSGMINKPAWRDGKRDWLYIKPFNQMMMQFLERPSHVVYSMPFAPVKATWGAFFEGNNVVRYDGATLMEPKGSWTGDPSTWTMNEPTGGWEWSGIIHFFELWKDVEGTRIDTKASDIDVQVDAYVNGKHVYVILNNAIDDNKSINLNTFGLAGNNIENVELRHIFKGDAGYTQYTVANMTAAPAQVTLKPNSTIVLDYTFTNNVVIDQESEETKYMSAPLAGNAKNDRGTQLCHTASTPSITATVSGVVKPTHGEAIIRVGGFFPNPNDGNPGMKIKKLTVNGNDVIVQADNFIANTRGYGLGNFKGAWFGVLELECPIEYLQDGNNTVTFERYQAAEFTTLMIQVFDMTTDPGRTNGGSTITGLAFNSATEDVMNGETLGLAPIFTPEDASDKGLTWTSSNEAVATVDENGVVTAVADSGSTVITATSTADNSIAATITINAMPYQASSVTAMSIIEGDALTVAHYTNTDLNIEFTPTPTVAPEVEWTTSDDSVVEIVSNGTIIGKKVGETATITATVKGTTIKDDIVVTVGIAGQETIFCDALPTNFDATTNIDFTANVNIDGARELYIALVKGADVLASNTINLNAQGLETVPVSFTLANAPAPGTGYKLRAELTNGTTIIATCDNDITINQPTTISSITVSPSSAYAVTSDAIQLSATVLPADASNKTVNWTTSNANIATVDANGLVTAITSGTVTITATAVDGGLQDASVITFVDPSSSLIIEAEDLTSTSGTEDDSSWGGPGLGFRVNGDWIDYGNSGDWAEYQVNIPESGFYQVTYHYATPGSNTEITGTINGIDFSTDTFETTGAWTTPGTHIACAPLQVNAGTQTFKVTASGSDVWQWNLDKIELIKVPSDYAIGMPCGGSLSVDEVQNKAIRFYPNPASDVLNITNLKGYEKISLYDFTGRFIGKLEASGTINISHIPSGVYLIHIVGNQTTFSKTLIVSRD; from the coding sequence ATGCAACTTTTTACTAGAAAAAGTGCACTAGCCTCAACTTTTACCTTAATTGGAATGAGCCTATTTGCACAGGTTGATGTCGATGTCAATCTTAACATGAAACACTCCGTTGATGGAGAATCGCGATTCGGACGTGAACGACGTATGACGATTCACTCTTCCTTACCCGAAGGTGACTGGACAGGTCATGAAGACAAACTAAACTACTTAATTAACGACCTAGACGTTTACTTTGGTCGCGAAACAGGTTCTGCAACCTGGAAAATGCACTATGTGGAAGAAGACCCCAATAAACCTGGTTGGGCGAATGAAGAGCAGATGGCTGTACATGGAAATGGTTTAAAAAAATGGTACGAATCTGAAGACTTTGCCAATCGTCATCAATACGAAGGTAAATCTCATATGATTATGGGGGTTAACGACCACACACCTATGTATCCTAATTTATCATGGCATCCCGGTTTTGGTAAAGGTGCAGGCGGCTGGTTTGTAAAAGATACCGATGCAGCGGCAGACTGGGTAGCTAAATATTTGGCAAATTATTATGCCGAAACTCCTGGACAAATTGGTGAAGAAATGCCAACCTATTGGGAAATTTATAATGAGCCCGATATGAATTACATGAATCCATCATTTGGTATGATTGTTTCCAGTATGGAGAAAAACTGGGAATATCACAAACTTGTCGCTCAGGAAGTCCGTGCAAAATTAGGTGCTAACGCTCCTAAAATTGGAGGTATGTGTTTAGGGCAACTCGATTTTTACAAACAAGATGGTATTCCAAGTAGAACCGATGGTCAATTTTGGTACGATAATTCTAGTGCAGAGGCTAATTTATTGTACGACAACATGCTATCGGGTATAGGAAGCGGCATTCCTAACCCTGGAGTAGGTAAAGCCGTTTGGCCAAAAGCTTGGGAAAACAGAACTAAAGATTGGTGGCAATGGGATTATATGTACCAAGGCTTTATTGATTATACAGGTGCCGATATGGATTTTTACGGTGTACACTTATATGATTGGCCGCAGGAAGATCCACAAAGAGACAAAGCCAATACACGTTCTGGAGGTCATGTAGAGGCTATGTTAGATTTATTTGAATGGTATGATAATGAATTATTTGGACAAAAAAAGGATATCGTCATGTCTGAATTTGGTACTGTTAACTCAGGAATGATAAACAAACCAGCGTGGCGCGATGGAAAACGCGACTGGCTATACATTAAACCTTTTAACCAAATGATGATGCAATTTTTAGAGCGTCCTTCGCATGTGGTTTATAGCATGCCTTTTGCGCCTGTAAAAGCAACTTGGGGCGCTTTTTTTGAAGGTAATAATGTGGTACGTTATGACGGAGCAACACTTATGGAGCCTAAAGGATCTTGGACGGGAGACCCTAGTACTTGGACCATGAACGAACCTACTGGTGGTTGGGAATGGAGTGGTATTATTCACTTTTTTGAATTATGGAAAGATGTTGAAGGTACACGTATTGATACTAAAGCGAGTGATATTGATGTACAGGTAGATGCCTATGTAAATGGCAAACACGTTTATGTGATTTTAAATAACGCCATAGATGATAATAAATCGATAAACTTAAACACGTTTGGTTTAGCGGGTAATAACATTGAAAACGTAGAGCTACGTCATATTTTCAAAGGTGATGCGGGTTACACGCAATATACGGTTGCCAATATGACTGCCGCACCGGCTCAAGTGACACTAAAACCAAACTCTACTATAGTTTTAGATTATACCTTTACAAATAATGTGGTTATCGATCAAGAATCGGAAGAAACAAAGTACATGAGTGCGCCATTAGCTGGAAATGCGAAAAACGATCGTGGTACACAATTGTGTCATACAGCGTCTACCCCAAGTATAACAGCAACGGTTTCTGGTGTAGTAAAACCAACACATGGGGAAGCCATTATTAGAGTTGGAGGATTTTTTCCAAATCCTAACGATGGAAATCCTGGTATGAAAATTAAAAAACTTACCGTAAACGGAAATGACGTTATTGTACAAGCCGATAATTTTATTGCCAATACACGTGGATATGGATTAGGAAACTTTAAAGGGGCTTGGTTTGGTGTTTTAGAATTAGAATGTCCAATTGAGTATCTACAAGATGGCAATAACACGGTAACTTTTGAAAGATATCAAGCGGCTGAGTTTACAACTTTAATGATTCAGGTTTTCGATATGACTACCGATCCGGGTAGAACAAATGGCGGATCTACGATTACTGGGCTTGCTTTTAATTCAGCTACTGAAGATGTTATGAATGGAGAAACTTTAGGGTTAGCACCAATTTTTACGCCTGAAGATGCTTCAGATAAAGGTTTAACTTGGACCTCTTCTAACGAAGCTGTGGCTACTGTAGATGAAAATGGCGTGGTAACAGCAGTTGCCGATTCAGGAAGCACAGTAATTACTGCTACAAGTACGGCTGATAACTCGATTGCGGCTACCATCACTATTAATGCTATGCCTTATCAAGCTTCATCGGTAACAGCTATGTCTATAATTGAAGGTGATGCCCTAACCGTAGCGCATTATACAAATACCGATTTGAATATAGAATTTACACCGACACCTACCGTGGCACCAGAAGTGGAGTGGACAACTTCCGATGATAGTGTTGTGGAAATTGTTTCTAACGGAACCATTATTGGTAAAAAAGTAGGTGAAACAGCAACAATTACAGCGACTGTAAAAGGAACTACTATTAAAGATGACATTGTTGTTACCGTTGGTATTGCAGGACAAGAAACCATTTTCTGTGATGCGTTACCAACTAATTTTGATGCCACTACTAATATCGACTTTACGGCAAACGTTAATATCGATGGAGCTCGTGAGTTATATATAGCATTAGTTAAAGGTGCCGATGTTTTAGCGAGTAACACCATAAATTTAAATGCTCAAGGCTTAGAAACGGTTCCAGTGTCTTTCACCTTAGCCAATGCACCAGCACCAGGTACGGGCTATAAATTACGTGCGGAATTGACAAATGGAACCACAATCATAGCGACATGTGATAATGACATAACGATTAATCAGCCTACAACGATAAGCAGTATAACGGTTTCTCCAAGTTCTGCTTATGCGGTTACGTCGGATGCTATTCAATTATCTGCAACGGTTTTACCAGCAGATGCTAGTAATAAAACCGTTAATTGGACGACTTCTAATGCTAATATCGCTACCGTTGATGCTAACGGACTAGTTACAGCCATTACAAGTGGAACAGTTACCATTACTGCTACGGCCGTGGATGGTGGTTTACAGGATGCAAGTGTCATTACTTTTGTTGATCCTAGCAGCAGTTTAATTATTGAAGCTGAAGATTTAACCTCTACAAGCGGTACAGAAGATGATAGCTCTTGGGGAGGTCCAGGCTTAGGGTTTAGAGTAAATGGCGATTGGATTGATTACGGAAACTCGGGAGATTGGGCAGAGTACCAGGTTAATATTCCTGAATCAGGATTTTATCAAGTGACTTACCATTATGCAACTCCAGGAAGTAATACTGAAATTACGGGAACTATAAATGGTATCGATTTTTCAACCGACACTTTTGAAACTACTGGTGCATGGACAACCCCAGGAACACATATCGCATGTGCTCCTCTACAGGTTAACGCCGGAACCCAAACTTTTAAAGTAACGGCTTCAGGATCTGATGTGTGGCAATGGAATTTAGATAAAATTGAACTTATCAAAGTACCTAGTGATTATGCAATAGGTATGCCTTGCGGCGGATCATTATCAGTGGATGAGGTTCAGAATAAAGCGATTAGATTTTACCCGAACCCAGCCTCAGATGTGTTAAATATTACAAACCTAAAGGGTTACGAAAAAATTTCACTTTATGACTTCACAGGTAGATTTATAGGGAAGCTAGAAGCTAGCGGAACAATAAATATTAGTCATATTCCTTCTGGAGTGTATTTAATTCATATTGTAGGAAATCAAACAACTTTTTCAAAAACATTAATTGTTAGTCGTGATTAA
- a CDS encoding NAD(P)H-dependent flavin oxidoreductase: MTNRITQLFNIKYPIVQAGMVWNSGWRLASAASNSGILGLLGAGSMYPEVLREHIQKCKKATNKPFGVNVPMLYPNIQEIMNIIVDEGVKIVFTSAGNPKTWTAWLQERGITVVHVVSSVKFALKAQEAGVDAVVAEGFEAGGHNGRDETTTLTLIPMVKEQLNIPLIAAGGIATGSAMLATMILGADGVQIGSRFVASEESSAHKAFKQAVVDAKEGDTQLTLKELAPVRLIKNQFYNQVQDLYKLSPSVDDLKALLGRGRAKKGMFEGDLVEGELEIGQISGLIHDVKPVSEIVANIIAEYELAKKELPNLF, from the coding sequence ATGACCAATCGGATTACACAATTATTCAATATAAAATATCCAATCGTTCAAGCAGGAATGGTATGGAATAGCGGCTGGCGCTTAGCTTCAGCGGCTAGTAATTCTGGCATTTTAGGTCTGCTTGGGGCGGGGTCTATGTATCCAGAAGTGCTACGCGAGCACATTCAGAAATGTAAAAAAGCGACTAACAAACCTTTTGGTGTCAACGTACCGATGCTATATCCGAATATTCAAGAAATTATGAATATTATTGTTGATGAAGGTGTGAAAATTGTTTTTACCTCGGCTGGTAATCCTAAAACATGGACCGCCTGGTTACAAGAACGTGGCATTACCGTGGTACATGTAGTTAGTAGCGTAAAATTTGCACTTAAAGCTCAAGAAGCCGGTGTTGATGCTGTTGTTGCAGAAGGTTTTGAAGCTGGGGGCCACAACGGAAGGGATGAAACCACCACGCTAACCCTTATTCCTATGGTTAAAGAACAATTAAACATTCCATTAATAGCTGCAGGTGGTATTGCTACAGGAAGCGCCATGTTGGCTACCATGATTTTAGGTGCCGATGGCGTGCAAATCGGCAGTCGTTTTGTGGCTAGTGAAGAAAGTTCAGCCCATAAAGCCTTTAAACAAGCGGTAGTTGATGCCAAGGAAGGCGATACACAATTAACCCTTAAAGAACTGGCTCCCGTGAGACTCATTAAAAATCAATTTTATAATCAGGTTCAAGATTTATATAAATTGTCTCCATCTGTTGATGATTTGAAAGCCTTACTCGGAAGGGGGCGTGCTAAAAAAGGCATGTTTGAAGGTGATTTAGTGGAGGGCGAATTGGAAATCGGACAAATTTCTGGACTTATTCATGATGTCAAGCCTGTTTCTGAAATAGTCGCTAACATTATAGCCGAATATGAATTGGCAAAAAAGGAACTGCCTAATCTTTTTTAA
- a CDS encoding class I SAM-dependent methyltransferase has product MKGNSETFATWDKMAQLYEAKFMKEELYNASYDYFCTRISSPRAKIMDVGCGPGNITQYLLKKHPTYEVLGVDIAPNMIALAEKNNPMAQFITMDIRLIGELTHKYHGIICGFCLPYLSEEECRY; this is encoded by the coding sequence ATGAAAGGGAACAGCGAAACTTTTGCTACATGGGATAAAATGGCCCAATTGTATGAAGCTAAGTTTATGAAAGAAGAACTCTATAATGCTTCCTACGATTATTTTTGCACACGTATTTCTAGCCCGAGAGCAAAAATTATGGATGTTGGTTGTGGCCCTGGAAATATAACGCAGTACCTTTTAAAAAAACACCCTACTTACGAGGTTTTAGGTGTCGATATTGCTCCTAATATGATTGCTTTGGCAGAAAAGAACAATCCTATGGCCCAATTTATAACCATGGATATTCGTTTAATTGGCGAATTAACACATAAATATCACGGTATTATTTGTGGTTTTTGTTTGCCATATCTTTCCGAAGAAGAATGCAGGTACTAA
- a CDS encoding toxin-antitoxin system YwqK family antitoxin gives MKKIFSVCFVFFVSSFMWSQDINQFDANGKRHGIWKKNFDNTNIVRYEGAFNHGKETGLFKFYTNYKNKAILSATKLFDEKTGIADVKFLTSNGKVISEGQMNGKAHIGTWKYYQKHSDKILTLETYDSTGELVGERLVYFPNGKVAERKNYVNGKLEGKAYSYTEKGVVLSESHYENGEFHGPYKSYDTKGQLVSEGVFKRGKKEGIWKFYRNGKLTDEKNFSYVPKRTKKTP, from the coding sequence ATGAAAAAGATATTTAGTGTATGCTTCGTGTTTTTCGTGAGCAGTTTTATGTGGTCGCAAGACATTAATCAGTTCGATGCCAATGGTAAGCGTCATGGCATTTGGAAAAAGAATTTTGACAATACCAACATAGTAAGATATGAAGGCGCATTTAATCATGGGAAAGAGACCGGTTTATTTAAATTTTACACGAATTATAAAAACAAAGCGATTTTAAGTGCTACTAAATTGTTTGATGAAAAAACGGGTATTGCCGATGTTAAGTTTTTGACTTCAAACGGCAAAGTGATTAGTGAAGGTCAAATGAACGGTAAGGCGCATATTGGAACTTGGAAATACTATCAAAAACATTCTGATAAAATACTAACCTTAGAAACTTATGATAGTACTGGGGAATTAGTTGGCGAGCGTTTGGTGTATTTCCCTAATGGTAAAGTTGCTGAAAGAAAGAATTATGTTAATGGGAAATTAGAAGGTAAGGCCTATTCGTATACAGAAAAGGGTGTTGTCCTATCTGAAAGTCATTATGAAAATGGTGAGTTCCATGGACCGTATAAATCGTATGATACTAAAGGCCAATTGGTATCGGAAGGTGTTTTTAAAAGAGGAAAAAAAGAAGGTATTTGGAAATTCTATAGAAATGGAAAATTAACTGATGAAAAGAATTTTTCCTATGTACCTAAACGCACAAAAAAAACTCCTTAG
- a CDS encoding CTP synthase encodes MTSTTKYIFVTGGVTSSLGKGIIAASLAKLLQAQGYRVTIQKLDPYINVDPGTLNPYEHGECYVTEDGAETDLDLGHYERFLNRNTSQANNVTTGRIYQSVIEKERRGEFLGKTVQVVPHITDEIKERIQILGNSGDYDIVITEIGGTVGDIESLPYIEAVRQLRWDLGEDNGIVIHLTLVPFLSAAGELKTKPTQHSVKTLMESGVQADILVCRTEHNLPKDLRRKLALFCNVKENAVIQSIDASTIYDVPNLMLEEGLDKVVLEKLALKSDVPDIDRWNQFVHRHKNPKSEITIGLIGKYVELQDSYKSILEAFIHAGAENEVKVNVESVHSEYINKDNAKLKLGHLDGVLVAPGFGERGIDGKIDAVQYVRENNVPFLGICLGMQMAVIEFARNVLGIKDAASSEMNANTKHAVIDLMEDQKNITDKGGTMRLGAWACDLKLGSVVHDIYKTQTISERHRHRYEFNGNYKDQMEAAGMIATGLNPDTGLVEIVEIPEHPWFVGVQYHPEYKSTVANPHPLFVAFVKAALTNSRGKKSASMAKK; translated from the coding sequence ATGACAAGTACTACGAAATACATCTTTGTAACCGGTGGAGTTACATCATCCTTAGGTAAAGGAATTATAGCAGCATCTCTTGCTAAATTATTACAAGCTCAAGGTTACCGAGTAACCATTCAAAAATTAGATCCTTATATTAATGTCGATCCTGGAACTTTAAATCCGTATGAACATGGCGAATGTTATGTGACCGAAGATGGCGCAGAAACTGACTTAGATTTAGGGCATTATGAGCGTTTTTTAAATCGTAATACCAGTCAAGCAAACAACGTGACCACTGGTAGAATCTACCAAAGTGTCATTGAAAAAGAACGTCGTGGCGAGTTTTTAGGGAAAACAGTTCAGGTTGTTCCCCATATTACAGATGAAATAAAAGAACGTATCCAAATTTTAGGTAATTCTGGCGATTATGATATCGTAATTACTGAAATTGGAGGTACTGTTGGTGATATTGAATCCTTACCATACATCGAGGCTGTTCGTCAGTTACGTTGGGACCTAGGTGAAGATAACGGTATCGTTATTCATTTAACGTTAGTGCCATTCTTATCGGCTGCTGGCGAATTAAAAACTAAGCCAACCCAACACAGTGTTAAAACCTTAATGGAAAGTGGGGTACAGGCCGATATTTTAGTGTGTAGAACAGAGCACAATTTACCAAAAGACTTACGTCGTAAATTGGCCTTATTCTGTAATGTCAAAGAGAATGCGGTTATTCAATCTATTGATGCTTCTACCATTTACGATGTGCCAAACTTAATGTTAGAAGAAGGTTTGGATAAAGTAGTTCTTGAAAAATTAGCGCTTAAAAGTGATGTTCCAGATATTGATAGATGGAACCAGTTTGTACACCGTCATAAAAATCCGAAATCTGAAATTACTATTGGATTAATTGGAAAATATGTCGAGTTACAAGATTCTTATAAATCTATTTTAGAAGCCTTTATTCATGCTGGTGCAGAGAATGAAGTTAAAGTGAATGTAGAATCGGTTCATTCAGAGTATATTAATAAAGACAATGCTAAATTAAAACTAGGACACTTAGATGGCGTTTTGGTTGCTCCAGGATTTGGTGAGCGTGGTATTGATGGTAAAATTGATGCCGTACAATATGTACGAGAAAATAATGTGCCATTTTTAGGAATATGTTTAGGAATGCAAATGGCTGTTATCGAATTTGCTAGAAATGTACTAGGTATTAAAGATGCCGCATCTTCTGAAATGAATGCCAACACCAAACATGCAGTAATTGATCTTATGGAAGATCAAAAAAACATTACCGATAAGGGTGGTACCATGCGTTTAGGGGCTTGGGCTTGCGACTTAAAATTAGGATCTGTGGTTCATGATATTTACAAAACTCAAACAATAAGCGAACGTCACAGACACCGCTATGAGTTTAATGGCAACTATAAAGATCAAATGGAAGCAGCGGGTATGATTGCTACGGGTTTAAATCCAGATACCGGCTTGGTAGAAATTGTTGAAATTCCAGAACACCCTTGGTTTGTTGGTGTGCAATACCATCCAGAATATAAAAGTACGGTTGCTAATCCGCACCCATTATTTGTGGCGTTCGTTAAAGCAGCATTAACCAATAGTAGAGGGAAAAAAAGTGCCAGTATGGCAAAAAAATAA